From one Magnolia sinica isolate HGM2019 chromosome 18, MsV1, whole genome shotgun sequence genomic stretch:
- the LOC131233579 gene encoding BEL1-like homeodomain protein 11 isoform X2 encodes MVGNPASFEDRGYVSQWDGKSSNATAFVQFNGVLLPSIQTLGERMCRTVDLVHEDDEMCRRRHLIECDRQDYSSSHGQGLSLSLSSYPPPVMPISSFSYTQTDLHTNQAGCSRSISREEAGDMRFASSAVSQSHSGSTSDELVSFSAVLRNSRYLRPAQKLLEEVVSVSRDVEFDSDKQLRQDTRITRSGMGALGAAAEAGKNAMNRQKTDVVWSHGECSPIDMHDIQIRITKLVALLDEVDSRYEQYCRRMGEVVSSFELVAGLGAAKSYTALTLQAMSRHFRSLRGAIITQIRAARRCLSKELPRIHGGLSKLSLLDQNARQKGGALQQMGMIQIQQAWRPLRGLPENAVVVLRAWLFEHFLHPYPNDSEKLMLASQTGLSRNQVSNWFINARVRLWKPMIEEMYREETAEASTDSNPSSENMSMARKEV; translated from the exons ATGGTCGGGAATCCGGCTAGTTTCGAAGACCGTGGTTATGTTTCTCAGTGGGATGGAAAAAGCAGCAATGCTACAGCATTTGTTCAATTCAATGGGGTGTTGCTACCCAGCATACAGACACTGGGCGAACGAATGTGTAGGACtgttgatcttgtacatgaggaTGACGAAATGTGCAGGAGGAGACATTTGATAGAGTGCGATCGTCAAGACTACAGCTCTTCACATGGCCAAGGACTATCTCTATCTCTCAGTTCATATCCTCCACCTGTCATGCCGATTTCTTCATTCAGTTACACTCAAACTGACTTGCACACAAATCAAGCAGGCTGTAGTCGTTCCATTTCCAGAGAAGAGGCAGGAGATATGAGGTTTGCATCATCTGCCGTGTCGCAGAGCCATTCTGGTTCAACTTCTGATGAATTAGTATCTTTCAGTGCTGTCTTGAGGAATTCCAGATATCTAAGGCCAGCTCAGAAACTGCTTGAAGAAGTTGTTAGCGTCAGCAGAGATGTCGAGTTTGACTCAGATAAGCAGTTGAGACAGGACACAAGGATAACGCGGAGTGGGATGGGAGCTCTTGGAGCAGCTGCTGAAGCTGGGAAAAATGCCATGAATAGACAGAAAACAGATGTGGTTTGGAGCCATGGGGAGTGTTCACCCATCGACATGCATGATATTCAGATTAGAATTACAAAACTCGTTGCTTTACTCGATGAG GTCGACAGCAGATATGAACAGTACTGTCGTAGGATGGGCGAAGTTGTGTCGTCATTTGAGTTGGTAGCTGGCCTAGGGGCTGCTAAGTCTTACACTGCTCTCACACTCCAAGCGATGTCGAGACACTTCCGCAGCTTAAGAGGTGCGATAATAACTCAAATACGTGCAGCAAGACGATGCCTTTCCAAAGAGTTGCCGAGAATCCACGGCGGTCTTTCCAAACTTAGCTTGCTCGACCAGAATGCCCGGCAGAAGGGAGGAGCTCTTCAACAAATGGGTATGATCCAAATCCAACAAGCATGGAGGCCGCTTAGAGGGCTGCCGGAAAATGCTGTTGTAGTCCTCCGCGCTTGGCTTTTCGAACACTTCCTCCATCC GTATCCCAATGACTCCGAGAAACTAATGCTGGCTTCGCAGACAGGCTTATCCAGAAATCAG GTATCGAATTGGTTCATAAATGCCCGTGTTCGGTTGTGGAAGCCTATGATCGAAGAGATGTACAGAGAAGAGACTGCAGAGGCATCTACGGATTCAAATCCATCCTCCGAAAACATGTCTATGGCAAGGAAGGAGGTGTGA
- the LOC131233579 gene encoding BEL1-like homeodomain protein 11 isoform X1 — MVGNPASFEDRGYVSQWDGKSSNATAFVQFNGVLLPSIQTLGERMCRTVDLVHEDDEMCRRRHLIECDRQDYSSSHGQGLSLSLSSYPPPVMPISSFSYTQTDLHTNQAGCSRSISREEAGDMRFASSAVSQSHSGSTSDELVSFSAVLRNSRYLRPAQKLLEEVVSVSRDVEFDSDKQLRQDTRITRSGMGALGAAAEAGKNAMNRQKTDVVWSHGECSPIDMHDIQIRITKLVALLDEVDSRYEQYCRRMGEVVSSFELVAGLGAAKSYTALTLQAMSRHFRSLRGAIITQIRAARRCLSKELPRIHGGLSKLSLLDQNARQKGGALQQMGMIQIQQAWRPLRGLPENAVVVLRAWLFEHFLHPYPNDSEKLMLASQTGLSRNQAIS, encoded by the exons ATGGTCGGGAATCCGGCTAGTTTCGAAGACCGTGGTTATGTTTCTCAGTGGGATGGAAAAAGCAGCAATGCTACAGCATTTGTTCAATTCAATGGGGTGTTGCTACCCAGCATACAGACACTGGGCGAACGAATGTGTAGGACtgttgatcttgtacatgaggaTGACGAAATGTGCAGGAGGAGACATTTGATAGAGTGCGATCGTCAAGACTACAGCTCTTCACATGGCCAAGGACTATCTCTATCTCTCAGTTCATATCCTCCACCTGTCATGCCGATTTCTTCATTCAGTTACACTCAAACTGACTTGCACACAAATCAAGCAGGCTGTAGTCGTTCCATTTCCAGAGAAGAGGCAGGAGATATGAGGTTTGCATCATCTGCCGTGTCGCAGAGCCATTCTGGTTCAACTTCTGATGAATTAGTATCTTTCAGTGCTGTCTTGAGGAATTCCAGATATCTAAGGCCAGCTCAGAAACTGCTTGAAGAAGTTGTTAGCGTCAGCAGAGATGTCGAGTTTGACTCAGATAAGCAGTTGAGACAGGACACAAGGATAACGCGGAGTGGGATGGGAGCTCTTGGAGCAGCTGCTGAAGCTGGGAAAAATGCCATGAATAGACAGAAAACAGATGTGGTTTGGAGCCATGGGGAGTGTTCACCCATCGACATGCATGATATTCAGATTAGAATTACAAAACTCGTTGCTTTACTCGATGAG GTCGACAGCAGATATGAACAGTACTGTCGTAGGATGGGCGAAGTTGTGTCGTCATTTGAGTTGGTAGCTGGCCTAGGGGCTGCTAAGTCTTACACTGCTCTCACACTCCAAGCGATGTCGAGACACTTCCGCAGCTTAAGAGGTGCGATAATAACTCAAATACGTGCAGCAAGACGATGCCTTTCCAAAGAGTTGCCGAGAATCCACGGCGGTCTTTCCAAACTTAGCTTGCTCGACCAGAATGCCCGGCAGAAGGGAGGAGCTCTTCAACAAATGGGTATGATCCAAATCCAACAAGCATGGAGGCCGCTTAGAGGGCTGCCGGAAAATGCTGTTGTAGTCCTCCGCGCTTGGCTTTTCGAACACTTCCTCCATCC GTATCCCAATGACTCCGAGAAACTAATGCTGGCTTCGCAGACAGGCTTATCCAGAAATCAGGCAATTTCCTAA